The Bacteroidota bacterium genome includes a region encoding these proteins:
- a CDS encoding carboxypeptidase-like regulatory domain-containing protein produces the protein MSLHTRRPWFLIPILLICFSQYSVSAQNNLIQLSGIITDEQTNIPVSYATVIVENEFRGVNASMEGFFSIVVARRDTIQFSALGYKPKYYIVPDTGTDNIASIAVFLKKDTITLDAVEIYPWPSPEDFRDAFLAYQENRQYTVAPIPGLKSPGEIDTVPKAPSPIMNPISFFYEEVIKPIQWQKRKRNMPAKLPEWK, from the coding sequence ATGTCGCTGCACACAAGAAGGCCCTGGTTTCTGATCCCAATTTTATTGATCTGTTTTTCACAATACTCTGTATCTGCTCAAAATAATTTAATACAGCTTTCCGGTATCATAACCGATGAACAAACAAATATACCTGTATCTTATGCTACGGTTATAGTTGAAAATGAGTTCAGAGGTGTGAATGCCAGCATGGAAGGATTTTTTTCCATTGTTGTTGCCCGCAGGGATACAATTCAATTTTCTGCTTTAGGCTATAAACCAAAATATTATATAGTTCCTGACACCGGAACCGATAATATCGCATCCATTGCAGTGTTTCTAAAAAAAGACACTATAACGTTGGATGCAGTTGAAATATATCCCTGGCCAAGTCCGGAAGATTTCAGAGATGCTTTTCTCGCTTACCAGGAAAACAGACAATATACTGTTGCTCCTATTCCCGGATTAAAATCTCCCGGTGAAATTGATACCGTTCCTAAAGCTCCTTCTCCAATTATGAACCCTATTTCTTTCTTTTATGAAGAGGTGATAAAACCCATTCAATGGCAAAAAAGAAAACGAAATATGCCCGCAAAGCTTCCGGAATGGAAATAG
- the pdxH gene encoding pyridoxamine 5'-phosphate oxidase, with amino-acid sequence MEPVEGNIHHLRENYESGTLDINNMYPSPLLQFASWFEEAGKAGISEPNAMVLSTVSPEGKPSSRVVLLKEFNGKGFIFFTNYLSKKGQELSQNPYACLNFWWGPLERQIRISGVITKISEKECDEYFYSRPIGSQAGAVISPQSSEIESREWLEQKFIEIQLKGEIKRPDHWGGYILIPETLEFWQGRSNRLHDRLVYDKTENGNWKIKRLAP; translated from the coding sequence ATGGAACCTGTTGAAGGAAATATACATCACCTGAGAGAAAATTATGAAAGTGGGACTTTGGATATCAATAATATGTATCCCTCCCCTTTATTACAATTTGCCTCCTGGTTCGAGGAAGCCGGTAAGGCGGGAATTTCAGAGCCCAATGCGATGGTTTTATCTACAGTTTCGCCGGAAGGCAAACCTTCATCAAGAGTAGTGCTTTTGAAAGAATTTAACGGGAAAGGATTTATTTTTTTTACAAACTATCTCAGTAAAAAAGGGCAGGAACTTTCTCAAAACCCGTACGCCTGTTTAAACTTCTGGTGGGGACCCCTGGAACGCCAGATTAGAATTAGCGGAGTGATCACTAAAATTTCTGAAAAAGAATGTGATGAATATTTTTATTCACGACCGATCGGAAGTCAGGCTGGAGCTGTTATTTCCCCACAAAGCTCAGAGATTGAGAGCAGAGAATGGCTGGAACAAAAATTTATTGAAATTCAACTTAAGGGCGAAATAAAACGACCTGATCATTGGGGTGGTTATATTCTTATTCCCGAAACACTGGAATTCTGGCAAGGCAGAAGTAACAGGTTACACGACCGCTTAGTTTATGATAAAACTGAAAACGGCAACTGGAAAATTAAACGCCTTGCACCGTAA
- a CDS encoding ATP-dependent Clp protease adaptor ClpS, translating into MGAILTDVRIDVDEFIGDITGARLVVHNDDVNTFEWVIESLVEICKHTAEQAEQCAFIIHFKGKYAVQQGMREILRPMREQLVDRGINATIE; encoded by the coding sequence ATGGGAGCAATTTTAACAGACGTACGAATTGATGTTGATGAATTTATCGGTGATATTACCGGTGCAAGATTGGTTGTACATAATGATGATGTAAACACCTTTGAATGGGTGATTGAAAGTCTGGTGGAAATTTGCAAACACACTGCCGAACAAGCAGAACAATGCGCTTTTATCATACATTTTAAAGGAAAATATGCCGTTCAACAAGGAATGCGCGAAATTTTAAGACCAATGCGTGAACAGCTGGTTGACAGAGGAATTAATGCTACAATTGAATAA
- a CDS encoding leucyl/phenylalanyl-tRNA--protein transferase, which translates to MPVWQLDERLLFPDPQFANEDGLLAIGGDLSRDRLILAYVSGIFPWFIENEEAYWFSPDPRCVLIPEELKISKSMQQLIKKQVFRVSYDQDFIKVIKSCKTVKRKGQKETWIDKNFIAAYSNLFKEGLAHSVEVYENEKLVGGLYGVSLGKCFFGESMFSKVSNASKYGFIFLVNALKEQQFTMIDCQVYNDHLATLGAKKMERNYFLQLLKIGLQEKTITGDWNLILNHNISPAVL; encoded by the coding sequence ATGCCTGTTTGGCAATTAGATGAACGATTACTTTTTCCTGATCCTCAATTTGCTAATGAGGATGGACTTTTGGCAATAGGTGGAGACCTTTCCAGGGATCGTTTGATACTTGCGTATGTTTCAGGGATATTTCCATGGTTTATTGAAAATGAAGAAGCCTATTGGTTTAGTCCTGACCCGAGATGTGTCTTAATTCCCGAAGAACTTAAAATTTCAAAAAGTATGCAACAGCTGATCAAAAAACAAGTTTTTCGGGTTAGTTATGATCAGGATTTTATTAAGGTGATAAAAAGTTGTAAAACCGTAAAAAGAAAAGGTCAGAAAGAAACCTGGATAGATAAAAATTTTATTGCTGCCTATTCGAATTTATTTAAAGAAGGTTTAGCGCATTCGGTGGAAGTATACGAAAATGAAAAACTTGTTGGCGGACTTTATGGCGTGAGTTTAGGCAAGTGTTTTTTTGGAGAAAGCATGTTCAGCAAGGTTAGTAATGCGAGTAAATATGGCTTTATTTTTTTGGTAAATGCACTTAAAGAACAACAATTCACCATGATAGATTGTCAGGTTTATAACGACCACCTTGCTACCCTTGGTGCAAAAAAAATGGAACGAAATTATTTTCTTCAATTACTAAAAATAGGATTACAAGAAAAAACAATTACCGGCGATTGGAATTTAATTTTGAATCACAACATCAGTCCGGCTGTTCTCTAA
- a CDS encoding DUF4442 domain-containing protein yields MFKLYLFQKMPIALLAGLQIRELNLEKSVVSVPFKWFSQNPFKSVYFATQAMAAEMSTGILGLMAIQGAPKKVSMLVLKIEGNFIKKATERIYFTCESGNEIFRAVDEAVKSGEGVTVNANSTGKLKDGTIVSQFSVIWSFKSKH; encoded by the coding sequence ATGTTCAAATTATATCTGTTTCAAAAAATGCCCATTGCTTTATTGGCAGGTTTACAGATAAGAGAATTGAACTTGGAAAAAAGTGTGGTGAGTGTTCCTTTTAAATGGTTTTCCCAAAATCCTTTTAAGAGTGTTTATTTTGCAACGCAGGCAATGGCTGCCGAAATGAGTACAGGGATATTGGGACTGATGGCAATTCAGGGAGCACCTAAAAAAGTTTCAATGCTGGTATTAAAAATTGAAGGTAATTTTATTAAAAAGGCTACTGAAAGGATCTATTTTACCTGCGAAAGCGGAAACGAAATTTTCCGGGCGGTTGACGAGGCTGTTAAAAGCGGGGAAGGTGTCACAGTTAACGCAAATTCAACAGGTAAATTAAAAGACGGCACTATTGTGTCGCAGTTTTCCGTTATATGGTCGTTCAAATCAAAACATTGA
- a CDS encoding citrate synthase has protein sequence MSDKAFIKLGEKEVELPIYVGTEGEESIDINKLRDLTGFVTLDSGYKNTGATKSAITFLDGEQGILRYRGYPIEQLAEKSNFLEVSYLLLYGELPTNDQYVAFSENISNHTLVHEDVKKFFDGFPSFAHPMGQLCSLMCTLSSFYPDSLNPNASKEEIDLTLVRILAKMPTLVSWIHKKSVGHPIMYPQNKYDYVTNFLYMTFGMRTEEYSPDPIVVDALDKLLILHADHEQNCSTSTVRMVGSSQANTYASVAAGVAALWGPLHGGANQQVIEMLEIIKSDGGNVGKFVEKAKDKNDNFRLMGFGHRVYKNFDPRAKIIKEACDNVLNKLGVHDPVLDIAKQLEEVALKDSYFVERKLYPNVDFYSGIIYRAMGFPTEMFTVLFALGRLPGWLAQWKEMREANEPIGRPRQIYTGKTQRDYMNIAIR, from the coding sequence ATGTCAGATAAAGCGTTTATTAAACTCGGTGAAAAAGAAGTTGAATTACCAATCTACGTAGGCACCGAAGGAGAGGAGTCCATTGATATCAATAAATTACGCGATCTTACCGGCTTCGTGACGCTCGATAGTGGTTATAAAAATACCGGAGCCACAAAAAGCGCTATAACTTTTTTGGATGGCGAACAGGGAATACTGCGTTATCGCGGTTATCCAATTGAGCAATTGGCCGAAAAATCCAATTTTCTTGAAGTCAGTTATCTGTTATTATATGGTGAATTGCCAACAAACGATCAATATGTTGCTTTCAGTGAGAATATTTCCAATCATACCCTGGTTCATGAGGATGTAAAAAAATTCTTCGATGGTTTCCCATCCTTTGCGCATCCTATGGGGCAGTTGTGTTCTTTGATGTGCACTTTATCCAGTTTTTATCCCGATTCCCTCAATCCAAATGCATCAAAAGAGGAAATTGACCTTACATTGGTACGCATTCTTGCAAAAATGCCAACACTTGTATCCTGGATACATAAAAAATCGGTAGGACATCCTATCATGTACCCACAGAACAAATACGATTATGTAACCAATTTCTTATACATGACTTTTGGAATGCGCACCGAAGAATATTCTCCGGATCCAATTGTTGTTGATGCACTGGATAAGCTTTTGATCTTACATGCCGATCACGAACAAAATTGTTCCACTTCCACAGTTAGAATGGTTGGTTCATCGCAGGCAAATACTTATGCGAGTGTTGCCGCCGGTGTGGCTGCCTTATGGGGACCACTTCATGGCGGAGCAAATCAACAAGTAATTGAAATGTTGGAAATAATTAAATCGGATGGAGGAAATGTTGGAAAATTTGTTGAAAAGGCTAAAGATAAAAATGACAATTTCCGATTGATGGGATTTGGTCACAGAGTATATAAAAATTTCGACCCAAGAGCTAAAATTATTAAAGAGGCCTGTGACAACGTTTTAAATAAATTAGGTGTGCACGATCCGGTTCTCGATATTGCAAAACAATTGGAAGAAGTAGCACTTAAAGACAGTTATTTCGTGGAAAGAAAATTATATCCCAATGTAGATTTTTACAGCGGAATTATTTATCGTGCAATGGGCTTTCCAACCGAAATGTTCACTGTGCTTTTTGCATTAGGACGTTTACCCGGGTGGTTAGCACAATGGAAAGAAATGCGTGAAGCAAACGAACCCATCGGTCGCCCTCGCCAAATTTATACAGGCAAAACTCAGCGCGATTATATGAATATTGCGATACGCTGA
- a CDS encoding sigma-54-dependent Fis family transcriptional regulator — MDKILIIDDDIDTCTLLKHFLTKNGYEVQTSVSGAAGIKKLHAEEYALILCDFRLGDMDAREVLQAAKLINSKTQIIVITGYSDVKIAVEVIKAGAFNYVTKPLLPDEILMNVKNAINKFHNVSSGIGVTSISGAETPVEKTILNNETGVAETKYIEGKSKESITVYKQLDIVGPTNYCVIIYGESGTGKEIAARRIHEKSKRANAPFIAVDCGALSKELAGSELFGHEKGAFTGALNSKMGSFELANGGTLLLDEVANLSYDVQIMLLRVVQERKMKRIGGVKDIDLDVRLIVASNENLMEAVNKGKFREDLYHRFNEFTIVMPSLRDRNVDIMEFANFFLKNACVELNKRIHAFSEEVEIVFLKYTWPGNLRELNNVVRRGALLTDGKIIELESLPQELIHSEKYNFTDKDTYNTTIEPNNLKAAAFDAEHKVISETLKKVKYNKSKAARMLNVDRKTLYNKMKQYNIRIEQEEKD; from the coding sequence ATGGACAAAATATTAATAATTGATGATGATATTGATACCTGTACTTTATTAAAACATTTTTTAACAAAAAATGGATATGAAGTACAAACCTCCGTAAGTGGGGCTGCAGGTATAAAGAAATTGCATGCTGAAGAATATGCACTTATTCTCTGCGATTTCAGATTAGGCGATATGGATGCACGCGAGGTGCTTCAAGCCGCTAAATTAATTAATTCCAAAACGCAGATCATTGTAATTACAGGGTATTCGGATGTGAAGATAGCAGTGGAAGTAATAAAAGCAGGTGCTTTTAATTATGTGACTAAACCCTTACTTCCCGATGAAATTTTAATGAATGTAAAAAATGCTATTAATAAATTTCATAATGTTAGTAGCGGCATAGGAGTAACATCAATTTCAGGTGCAGAGACCCCCGTGGAAAAAACTATTTTGAATAATGAAACCGGTGTTGCAGAGACTAAATATATAGAGGGAAAAAGCAAAGAATCAATTACGGTTTATAAACAACTCGATATTGTTGGTCCTACCAATTATTGTGTTATTATTTATGGTGAAAGCGGTACCGGAAAAGAAATTGCAGCCCGACGTATTCATGAAAAAAGTAAACGCGCAAATGCACCATTTATTGCAGTTGACTGCGGTGCTCTTTCAAAAGAACTTGCGGGAAGCGAATTATTCGGACATGAAAAAGGGGCTTTTACCGGCGCATTAAATAGTAAAATGGGAAGTTTTGAATTGGCGAATGGTGGAACACTTTTATTGGATGAAGTAGCGAATTTAAGTTATGATGTTCAGATCATGCTGCTCAGGGTTGTGCAGGAAAGAAAAATGAAAAGAATTGGTGGTGTAAAGGATATTGACCTTGATGTACGTTTGATCGTGGCTTCTAATGAAAATTTGATGGAAGCTGTAAATAAAGGCAAATTCAGAGAAGATCTATATCATCGTTTCAATGAATTTACTATAGTAATGCCTAGTTTGCGTGACAGGAATGTAGATATTATGGAGTTTGCAAATTTCTTTTTGAAAAATGCCTGTGTAGAATTGAATAAAAGAATACATGCATTTTCCGAAGAGGTGGAAATAGTATTTTTGAAATATACCTGGCCGGGAAATTTAAGAGAATTAAATAATGTGGTTAGGAGAGGGGCGTTGTTAACTGATGGTAAAATAATTGAATTGGAAAGCCTTCCACAAGAATTGATTCATTCGGAAAAATATAATTTCACCGATAAGGATACCTATAATACTACAATAGAACCCAATAATCTTAAAGCTGCAGCATTTGATGCAGAACATAAGGTAATTTCTGAAACGCTTAAAAAAGTGAAGTATAATAAATCCAAAGCTGCACGGATGTTAAACGTGGATAGGAAAACACTTTATAATAAAATGAAACAATATAATATCAGAATAGAACAAGAAGAAAAAGATTAA